ATCAGCTGAGAGCTGCAGTCTAATGGAGCTGTGTGTCCCTGCAGGTTTCTATACAGCTTGGCTGCTGCCAGCTTCAGTGGTGGGAACCCTGATCTTTGTATCTGGAGTCTTGTCCATGGGTACCAACACACCAGCGTGAGTCTGCACACTGTGCACAACATATATGTTTAAATGCATAACAAAGGGATTGATTTGAAGCAGTGTGACACTTTGTTAAAAAACACGCACTTTAACCTAAGTCACAGTGACAATAATAGATCAACAAAACCCTGAAGGACAAGCTAATCACTACTACATGTACAGACCACTTGAGTGTAGTAAGAGATTATTGTTGTTCTTCCTGCTTGCCTCATTTCCTGCCATGTTACTCCCTATTTCTAATAAAggcataaaacatttatttgatgcACATAACTTATGACATGATACTACACTCATGTCTAGACATGAGCTCATAATTCATGCCGTGTTCCAGCAATTTCATTAGTAGTAGAATTGTATGTTAAATTTATCATTGATACCAATGAAACATAGCAGCATTAATCACTTGTGCAATTGCAGTAAGGCTGGTTGGAATGGCACCATCATGTCTGTATTTAGAAATACACCTAAACATGTACTTTCATACCACATTAGGCATCTGGCACCAGCCTTAGTCCAGCACTTAATGTGTGCACACAAAATTAGTATTGATCTACTtatctcacactcagaaagcgagcaaataaacacattataaCTTTCTCTCTAAAGGATATTGTGATTTCTGGGGAAATAAACTAATCTTTACCAGTTGTTTTCAAATTATGCTAATCAAGCCCAATTTTAAGCGTGCACACATTAAAGCACAGTCTGttctgtattaaaaaaacaaactccataATTATACAGTCCACATGAGGTATGTCTGTATCAGGTTTATAATGtaatattaaaacaaagtgctgtatTTTACAGCATCATAACTACAAAGTggatttgtctctttttttggtGTAAGCATACTCTTGAGTGGGTGTAACCCCATACTACCTTTTGGCTTGTACTCTAATACATCTCTTTACTATTGGCAGAAATATCATCCAACAATACTGTAACAGATGAggttaaagttttgtttttgttttttttttttaaacattaatatttagGAAAGGAGAGTCAATGCTGTATATTAAAGCCACTGATTGGGATCAATGTTATGCTACAATGGTTGATGAGGGGTCTGTGGCAAAAAGGAAATTAGCATAAAATTATTtgtcatttacaaaaataagaaagaggAATTTTATCCTTTCTGCTGAGACATACTCTGAATTTTGGTAACTCAGAGTATGTCTCACTTTGTAAGACATTGTCAACACCtttcttatgttttattttttcactaaTGTAAGCATCAGTATTTTGgcttcatgtgcaggaaaaaTTCATTATTCTTAATCCTCCCAATCCCGCCCTAACTATAAGTTACATGTGTCTGATTGCAGATTCCTGTATGTGTTTGTCAATCGTCAGATTGATCAAGTCTTGCAAAGCAGCAAAACTGTTTTCTCAGTTGTAACTTATTATGTGTGTCTGTCACTAGAGAGGAAATCTGCAACAGTGGAGCTAATTATCTCATGTGCCCGCTCTGTAAAACATGTAAGGCCTGGAACATGTCTGAAATCTGCACCATAGCTAAggtaaagaaatatatatatatatattacttgaGCTGATAAACATCTCATTTTGAATTACTATGCAACAGACTAAGAGCTGATGTTTGTGCTGGTTTTTTAGTTGGGTTACCTGTTTGACCACCCGGGTACAGTGTTCTTCAGTGTATTCATGTCGTTCTGGGCTGTGACCTTTCTGGAGTACTGGAAACGAAAGATGGCCACTCTGGCTCATCACTGGGACTGCATGGACTTCCATGAAGAGGAGgttttgtaattatttgttGCTTTAGAATGAGAATAACCATATTAGTCTCGTGTATTTACAGTGTTAGAATTCTGTGGTTCTTGAGAATGTCATGATTCAGGAAGGCAGACTTCATGTCTAGAGACCCCAAGTCTTCAAAGTTATatgttttctggttttaaacAAAGGTTGCAGTACTGTTGAGTACTATCCagagtaaacagaaaaaaataaaaagagaactTAAACTTCTTCACTTACAAACCAACTGTCTGTCCATCAGTTTACCATTCTGGAGTCCCTGGACTTGAAGTCTGCAGTTGAATTTCTCTCAAAAAACCAGCATACTAATTGATACTGACTGTACTATACTATACTGGTATTACTGTGTTTCCTCAGGAGCGTCCTCGGCCAGAGTTTGCAGCCATGGCTCCAACTGTGGAGCAAAATCCAGTGACTGGGGTTAAAGAGCCTTACTTTCCAGAAAAGACCAGGCTGTCTCGCATGTTCACTGGCTCCATGGTCATCATATTGATGGTGGGTTACATTTGCCATTTTGGAATGTCAGATGtataaatttaacataaaataaataaataaaaataaaactaccaCTAAAATTTCCaaactcacatacacacaggcaTTCACACAGCAAACCCgacaacaaacaattcagtTAGTGTGTACAGGGCACAGGTTTGTTTGGACAATAACCCCGTTTTGGTCAGGcgtgaaaacattttcaagtTTGTGCATCTAATTCTGTTGGAAACGTGTTCCACAGAATGTAGCTCTGTAAGAGAAAGAAGAATTAATGTCTGGGAATACTACATTACCCTCTTGTCGTCGACCATGTCATCCTAGACTTTTTCTCTGATCTACTGTATATAAGATTTATATTATAAATCTTGCAGTTTATGTAGGACATACACCAAAGTGCTGTGCTTAACTGCtaaatgcctgaatttatttacaataaataaataaataaattaattaattaaataataaaaacagggaAGAAATCTGggaaaaagcataaataaaagaatggcacaaaatcaaatataatattgttaattaataacaataaattaataaagattatttaaaaaatacataaataattgtgaataaatgcatataaataaataaaatttaataactaaatatgaagaaacaaaataaacataggCCAGAAATGGTTTGGTGCAAATTTGCGACACCAGATGTTAAGAGATTAAAGGTTATTTCCTGAAAAATAATTGTAACATGTTCATATGCTGTCACTAGAAATGCCTTTTCTAAAGCCTGTTGTTCCCCCATGACTATAAATTCATACATAAACAAAAGCAAGGTGATGTAGTAGGTGGGCAGAGCCTGTTATTCTTCCTCCaccctttcttcttcttcttggtccatttctttttaaatcaaactccTAGTGAATTATTTTGATGCCATCAGCCATGATTGTCTAGTCAGCTGCAGTTTAACTGCAATTGTGACATGATAGTTATTAAGTTATGATGTTATGTTAATGCAACATTGCAGTTAGCTTCCTCATGGGTTGCAGATCAAAAGCAAAACCACCAGTGGTTTAATAAGGTGGAACTGTTGGATGGACTGAACAAATCTTTTTCAAAAGACATGTTTCATTGTTGTTGTGATGGTAGTGGAGTTCTCTGTCTAACGCTTCAGCCCAACAACTCCCATCGCTTAGTGTGATTATATGACCTGCTATTTTAATCGTATTGTTCTGGGTTTCTTTGAAGAGTTTCAGTGCCTTTGTTTTTGTGATCCtgtggagaaagaaaagagggatTTACACCTGTACTAGAACATCTGTTCCTCTAAATAAACATTGCAGAGGTAACTAAACCTCTTTCTTATAATGAATTCAGGTCATTTGGCCACAGGGCAAAATATGATCTGATAATCCGAGCCATACTCTGGATGCTGCATCCAAGattataaaaatacagataGGAAGATCAGTTTTCCCATGTTCTCCTTCTGACAATAGCATTAGTGGTAGGAAACTGAAAATGTAGCATGGAGCACCTGTAAATACTACAGTAAGTAAATTCTGTCTGATGCTGTCTGAAGACATTCATGTTTCTTGCATCAGTAATGGGCTTAATTACACATCTTAATTGTGCTTAATAAGGATTTACTGCCATCCATCAATTGTGTATGCCTGCAAAATCAGGGTTGCAGGGTTTCAGGAGCCTATCTTAGCTAGAGTACCTGGACAGAGCTCACACCTGCACAGAGAGAACCTGCAAACTCAGGAAGATTCCAGCCAAAATTGTAGCCAGTAACCTTCATGCTCTGAGGCAACTGTGCCAACCAGCACACCCACCCACTGAACAtggtttaatgtaaaaaatgtgttatcaaacacagagaacaaaCATGAATCTGGAAAAGATGATGAAATAATATGTCATTCTGGCTGATCTTCAGCAAATGATAACCGATCAGACCTCCTTGAGGAAGCTCTGATTGCTTATTATCAGGTAATTTCCCAAGCTTGGAGAAAACCTGACACAACCAGTAAAGGGTGTCGGATTGGAGACAAGTCTATCCTAAAGAAATAAGGAACAATACACCAGGACACATTAATATGAGAAAGCAGCTCAGGTTAAGACAGAACAGACGTTAGTCCATGTCCAACAGTTCATGTTAAAAACTGACTGACTTTCTGTCGAGTACAGAAAAGCTTCCATTGTATGTTCTGGTCTGCTGCCTGAAATAGTGGCATAAactttctccacctgtctctctgtACAAAAACTCCAAGCTTACACACTAACCTACTATTTAGATATTACATTTTACTTCGAATGATGTCAGTCAAGAAGTGAGGAGGCTGGACTATAGGACTTGGAGTTGATGATGATGGCTAAATTTCCTTTGCTTTCATCTCTGTTTCAGAATAAACATTGGCTCTAATGGTGTGTCatcaaaaattatttaattgggtgatatttctttgttttatgtttttcctccattaaataaaatgaacctGATCCACTCTATTCCTACTTTTCTAATGTCTTTTCGTCTCAGCTGTCTGTGGTGATAATCTTCCTGGTGACAGTGGTCATGTGCCGCGGTATCATCAGCGTCATGATGTACCATACTGGGAGCCCTGTGCTGCGTACAGAGGTAGATCTGAGCTAAACAGGACGCCCGCAGAACATTCATATTTAATTAGTTCTGTTTTGAATATTTGATGTGTGTCTAGAACAAATGGGTGTTATATATAACAAATTATAATTTCAGTTAATAGAAAAGACACATAGAGTGTATGTTTGTGGTTAGCATTCATGCATATGTGATTTCCTCCAGGCTGGGACTATTGCCAACATCTCCAGCAGCATTGTGAATCTGGGCCTCATCCTGTTGATGGGACAGGTCTACACTGCATTAGCAGAGCAGCTGACTAAATGGGGTAAGAATCAATGCAGCTCTATAAAACTTCAAACCTCAGTGCTGTATATTCATAACACTTGATTTCcacaaatgactttttaaagaaTGAAGACCTTCAGCTTGAGTCCAGTGTCTGAGTTTCCATTTCCTAATGGCTTTCTCCctatgcaataaaaaaaaaaaaagaaaaaaaaaaaaaaaaagagaaaactgcacTTAATAGCAGCCACATCTGACTctcaagtttatttaaatatttaaatgatacagtaataaagtaaagaaaattagATGGTTATTCACACCCAGTAAGGTCATGTATATTTTTCCCTTAGACATGCTTAGTTCTTTAAGAAAGCAGTCAAGtcaaataatttctttacaagataataaattattctgttaattatatatttatatgtatttatattaatCACTATTACAGCAAATGAGGCAACGTCACATAACAAAATCTGACTGAGATGAGCCAAAGCTTTCTGGAAGAGAGAATAGAAGCAGCAGGTAAAATTATTCTGATCAGCTTCTGTCTTTAACATTATTTACTCTCTGTATTCACGTCACAGAGATGCACAGAACACAAACCCAGTATGACAATGCCTTCATCTTCAAAGTGTTCATCTTCCAGTTTGTCAACTTCTACTCTTCTCCGTTCTATGTGGCTTTCTTTAAAGGAAGGTGAGGCACGAGTCAGTCACAGGAAAACCATCATGAGGTGATGATCACATTGATAAAAAAGTGGTTAACTGTTCTGTGTTTCTCTTTGTGACTAGGTTTGTGGGTTATCCTACTAACTATGGAACCTTGTTTGGGATGAGAAATGAGGATGTAAGCCTGATGTTCTGTtctattttatgtgtgtgtgtgtgtttagataTTCTCTTTAGGTCCTTACTTTTGTAAAATAGTCCATGgatgttaaaaaatgactgcTGGATTTTATCTGTGTGCCTTCGTTTCATAGTGTGGTACTGGTGGTTGCCTCATTGAACTGGCTGAACAACTCTTCATCATCATGGTGGGGAAGCAGCTCATCAACAACATTCAGGAGTTCATCATACCGTATGTTTCCACACATACAACTCACATACCACTGTGCTATTTGGAGAAATAAACCTAATAACTCTGTTTTTGTTAATGAAACTTTGGTTTTTGATGGTTTTCTATGAAATATTGAAACTGTACATTAACACTAATATAGCAGCTGTTTATGTTACAGCTGCTGTATTTAATGTCTGTTATCTTGTCTCTGGCCTGACAGTAAAGTAAAGGCTTGGCGTCAGAAAAGATCTTTGGCCAATGTCCTGGGGGGTACAGCATCCCATGAGCCTCAGCGTTGGGAGGAAGACTACCAGTTGGTGGAGTGTGGTGGCCTGTTTGAAGAATATCTAGAAATGGGTGATTATCCACTGCTGCATCTGCTGTTACTTTCTTCTATTCAAAGATCAATATAGATGTTAGTGACTCTGCTTTTTGCTGCTTAAATGACACTGGCTGCTTGTCCTGCAGTGCTCCAGTTTGGGTTCATCACCATTTTTGTGGCGGCGTTTCCCCTCGCTCCACTTTTTGCACTGCTCAACAACTGGGTGGAGATCCGCCTGGACGCCCACAAGTTCGTGTGCGAATACCGTCGGCCTGTAGCTGAGCGTGCGCAAAACATTGGAGTCTGGTTCAACATCCTGGAAGCTTTGTCACACCTCTCTGTTATTGCCAACGTGAGTAGATGTCAAACTATAGCTTTGTTAGAGATGTTACTGATACTACAGAGAGGGAAACATCTTTACAGAAGCATTATCTTTTGTCTTTCTTCAGGCTTTTCTAATAGCCTTCACGTCAGATTTCTTGCCTCGCCTGCTCTACCAGTACAAGTTTGATAATGATCTCCATGGATATGTCAACTTTACCTTGGCCTACGCCCCACCAAATTACACTGAACACCCCATGTGCAGGTATGTTGTGATTATAAATTTTATATACGTAGTTAATATAGAAAAGCTTTCAGGCCCCTcatgttttcaacattttgttttgtttcagggtGACTTCAAAATAggttatatttagttttttttctaattaattcTCAACAGTGataaaaagtattatttttgAATAATGAGCAAATTTGTTAAagatgaaaaactaaaataccCCATTAATGTATATAATCAGACCGTTTCCTTGGTACTTGTATTAAAGCACCTTAGCATCAGTGGCAACATCATTCTGGCAGTTTTGAAGTTTTTCCTATTTTACAGGCAGAAATGTTCAGAGTACAATCATTTTCAAGCCTTCAGTGCCAGTCTGAGATCCTGAACATTTTGGAGAATCTTTAGAAGCTTGCGTTATATTTTTCTGCATCTGCCTTTACCTGTATCCTGATTTGTCTCTAGTCCCTGTTGATGGAGCCACAGGATGATGCTGCCATCACCATATTTGACCTTAGGGATGGTATAATGTTAAACTGGTGTCCTCCATACACAAATAGTTGATTTATTCAAACCTGGGGATTTAACTTCTCATGGTCTGTGAGTAATTTGGGTAcattctgattattttattataaataaatgggGATGGGGCATTGTATTAATTGCTGACATTCTGTAAAGTTCTGTCTCTTGACACAATCCTGTCTCAGGTTATTGGACGGTTCTCTCAGCCtcatggctggatggatggtgtatgtggttttctctttcacacacaccaTCAGCTATGAGACAGATGTATATCTTTTTCCAAAGCACCAAAGGGCCACTGATGGATTGTAGCTATGGAAGATCTTTTAGTTTACACTGATCAACTCTAAAAGAAccatctttcttctttgttattgtagttttattttactgtagactaatgtggaaaaaagttaaatacatATAATAATCAGTCTAAAAACGTGTGTGTTCATGTCCCTCTATGTAAATGTTCTGTATGTAAATCTTACTTACTTTAAATCATAGACTTGACCAATAGAGGGTAGTGTTACTGACGTTTTAAACATGGTTCAAGTTAATCTCGTGTGCTGCTGCATACCTCACCCAAAAACTATTACTCTGTATGTTCTGCACTAACTCTGTTTCATCCATTTTTAGGTACAAAGCATTCAGAGACAATAGTGGAAACTACACACTCTTCTACTGGGAACTGCTTGCTGTCCGACTTGGTTTTATTATTGCATTTGAGGTGTGAAGCTGCTTTAACTCTCTATTTGTTTCCTTTCACCTGTTCCAGTGATTATGATTACCATGATTTCTCCCCAGTTAAAATGGGTTCTACATCATTTTACTACTAGTTATTTGGCAATctccattgttttcttttttactgtctgCAGTTGCATCATTTCTTAACCTTgaaattattttcttatattgCTTTAACAAAGGATTTCCAGTATTTATCTAGAGTAGATGGGAGTAGAGAGAATACACTTTTCAGCAGTAGTTTATGTCatactgtttttaaaactagatattttcaaataactaaaaagaaaaaaaatctaattcaatctttgtgtttttttttctttatccagtGTGATGAGAACTTTCTTTCTGTTCCTCCAGCATGTTGTCTTCTTTGTTCTGCGAGCCATTGACTGGATTGTACCTGATGTCCCAGAGTCCTTAGAGCTGAAGATCAAGAGGGAGCGCTACCTGGCAAAGCAAGCGCTGGCAGAAAACCAGGATGCCCTGTTGGTGAGTCGAGGGCAAGGGGCAGCCCCTTCCACCCCAGACACCTCCAGCCCAGGTCAGTAAGAACAtgggacacacacatgcataaactCTCATAATAACATGCAGCACACATAAGTATTACAAATGTGCTGCTGCATGGTGTTTTTCCACTATATGGTTTCACACACGCGATCCATGAAACAATTTACCCACTCTGTTCATAAATCATAAAGTACTCAAGCTGTCACTGACTCTCTTCATTCCAAAAGATAAAACTCCTCAATTTAATGACTTTTAAAACTTAGCTGTTCACTGCCACAGAGAATTTAcaaaccacctgcagctcaacTATGTCAGAAACTCGCAACACTTCCCACAACATGAGCATTAAAGATAATTTTGTGCTAATATATTGATGTGAAATCATGTCAATTACATGTACAAATTTTATGAACCAAAGTGGATGCTCAACTTCATAGAAAAGCTTTGGAACATTAAGAAATATGACAGATGTTACATTTGCAGCTTATGGAGTGTATGGCATATAGTATTTATATAcatcttcatgtgtgtgtgtccctgtCCTCTGACCCATGCTGTTGTCATGTGTCTTGTGTAGTGTATGTTGCCAGATGAGAGCGGGTGAGTATAGCACAAGTAAGTAAATGGCATTGTCAAGAAAAGTTTGATTTCAGTAATAAACTTGCcaaatttatatttgtttttattaatccaAATGAGATAATTTAGCAGAAACAAGGCAGCAGCACccctatttgttttttttgttgttttttttttaactggctGTTGTTGCTGCAGTCACAGTTTATTTGGAAATGTGGGCATTATATTTTAGGAAACCTATTGTATATTGTCAGTCTATATACACTAGCTGATAAATGACATTGGCGACACCTCAACTCTTTTCATTGGTTTTAATAAAGGTTTGAGGCTGTCAGTCTTGCTCtgttcaaagtttaaaaaaaaaacatattcagaaagaaaataaacaaagacaaaacaaaagatatgGTGTGCTCTGCCTGGCTGTTGATTGTCAAACATATTTAACCCCCAAAGTGTAAAGCAGCAATGTTGCACCAAGCCATAACTGATGGAATTAGGTCATATCCCAAGAAAGAGAGACAAAACCTGGTACCACGTTACACCACGAGATGAAAGACATGAGTATCTTCAGTCCTaacacttttcttttgttcagaGTTTGAAAGATATCCTACTGAGCTGATGAGGATGTGTTCATTGTTAGTGACTGAGCAGATTACagacacaaaaaacacttttttactCTCGATTAAGTACTCTTGCCGCTATTTGCTGATTCTCGTTCAATAAAGAGATGAGTATATTTACTACCATCATAAACTCCGGGTTATACTCAAAATGTTTTCCTCTACTTTCAGGCCTATTGAATTCTTGACATcaaaattgaacattttctttgaaaaactcTGGCACCTAAAAGTTTGCAATCATTAAAAGTGGGACTTGACAGGAGCATGTCATCCGTTCAG
This region of Melanotaenia boesemani isolate fMelBoe1 chromosome 13, fMelBoe1.pri, whole genome shotgun sequence genomic DNA includes:
- the ano11 gene encoding anoctamin-7 isoform X1, with product MLRKGLELPKGDREVLLDLDNRDEAQTTDNYGSLQNGGFIPPRYLLAAAADEAVDADDAVYIHCDKKSNQAAPRLGNYFRDGRTKIDFVLVWEVRSRRKRRGKVKSEVIGGEGEHIPMEENSRSERKKAQLEQWREKFVQNLEIAGLLMEKEETANEKKTIHFLKISVPWDVLVYYAEELCLRAPLQAQPHLDLNTSALVLKRLCIPNVMTEWVPNRPLDYYTCAFRKSKMNRFLGCEDHETYFTNTQRHRVAYEILARTGYGKRKRAEVGVDRLVNEGAYTAAFPLHEGPFQFPSNEVSPDELNQRQVLYFYWARWCKWYKYQPLDHIREYFGEKVALYFAWLGFYTAWLLPASVVGTLIFVSGVLSMGTNTPACNLLCVSVTREEICNSGANYLMCPLCKTCKAWNMSEICTIAKLGYLFDHPGTVFFSVFMSFWAVTFLEYWKRKMATLAHHWDCMDFHEEEERPRPEFAAMAPTVEQNPVTGVKEPYFPEKTRLSRMFTGSMVIILMLSVVIIFLVTVVMCRGIISVMMYHTGSPVLRTEAGTIANISSSIVNLGLILLMGQVYTALAEQLTKWEMHRTQTQYDNAFIFKVFIFQFVNFYSSPFYVAFFKGRFVGYPTNYGTLFGMRNEDCGTGGCLIELAEQLFIIMVGKQLINNIQEFIIPKVKAWRQKRSLANVLGGTASHEPQRWEEDYQLVECGGLFEEYLEMVLQFGFITIFVAAFPLAPLFALLNNWVEIRLDAHKFVCEYRRPVAERAQNIGVWFNILEALSHLSVIANAFLIAFTSDFLPRLLYQYKFDNDLHGYVNFTLAYAPPNYTEHPMCRYKAFRDNSGNYTLFYWELLAVRLGFIIAFEHVVFFVLRAIDWIVPDVPESLELKIKRERYLAKQALAENQDALLVSRGQGAAPSTPDTSSPVYVAR
- the ano11 gene encoding anoctamin-7 isoform X3, coding for MLRKGLELPKGDREVLLDLDNRDEAQTTDNYGSLQNGGFIPPRYLLAAAADEAVDADDAVYIHCDKKSNQAAPRLGNYFRDGRTKIDFVLVWEVRSRRKRRGKVKSEVIGGEGEHIPMEENSRSERKKAQLEQWREKFVQNLEIAGLLMEKEETANEKKTIHFLKISVPWDVLVYYAEELCLRAPLQAQPHLDLNTSALVLKRLCIPNVMTEWVPNRPLDYYTCAFRKSKMNRFLGCEDHETYFTNTQRHRVAYEILARTGYGKRKRAEVGVDRLVNEGAYTAAFPLHEGPFQFPSNEVSPDELNQRQVLYFYWARWCKWYKYQPLDHIREYFGEKVALYFAWLGFYTAWLLPASVVGTLIFVSGVLSMGTNTPACNLLCVSVTREEICNSGANYLMCPLCKTCKAWNMSEICTIAKLGYLFDHPGTVFFSVFMSFWAVTFLEYWKRKMATLAHHWDCMDFHEEEERPRPEFAAMAPTVEQNPVTGVKEPYFPEKTRLSRMFTGSMVIILMLSVVIIFLVTVVMCRGIISVMMYHTGSPVLRTEAGTIANISSSIVNLGLILLMGQVYTALAEQLTKWEMHRTQTQYDNAFIFKVFIFQFVNFYSSPFYVAFFKGRFVGYPTNYGTLFGMRNEDCGTGGCLIELAEQLFIIMVGKQLINNIQEFIIPKVKAWRQKRSLANVLGGTASHEPQRWEEDYQLVECGGLFEEYLEMVLQFGFITIFVAAFPLAPLFALLNNWVEIRLDAHKFVCEYRRPVAERAQNIGVWFNILEALSHLSVIANAFLIAFTSDFLPRLLYQYKFDNDLHGYVNFTLAYAPPNYTEHPMCRYKAFRDNSGNYTLFYWELLAVRLGFIIAFEHVVFFVLRAIDWIVPDVPESLELKIKRERYLAKQALAENQDALLQVTHPLES
- the ano11 gene encoding anoctamin-7 isoform X2; protein product: MLRKGLELPKGDREVLLDLDNRDEAQTTDNYGSLQNGGFIPPRYLLAAAADEAVDADDAVYIHCDKKSNQAAPRLGNYFRDGRTKIDFVLVWEVRSRRKRRGKVKSEVIGGEGEHIPMEENSRSERKKAQLEQWREKFVQNLEIAGLLMEKEETANEKKTIHFLKISVPWDVLVYYAEELCLRAPLQAQPHLDLNTSALVLKRLCIPNVMTEWVPNRPLDYYTCAFRKSKMNRFLGCEDHETYFTNTQRHRVAYEILARTGYGKRKRAEVGVDRLVNEGAYTAAFPLHEGPFQFPSNEVSPDELNQRQVLYFYWARWCKWYKYQPLDHIREYFGEKVALYFAWLGFYTAWLLPASVVGTLIFVSGVLSMGTNTPAEEICNSGANYLMCPLCKTCKAWNMSEICTIAKLGYLFDHPGTVFFSVFMSFWAVTFLEYWKRKMATLAHHWDCMDFHEEEERPRPEFAAMAPTVEQNPVTGVKEPYFPEKTRLSRMFTGSMVIILMLSVVIIFLVTVVMCRGIISVMMYHTGSPVLRTEAGTIANISSSIVNLGLILLMGQVYTALAEQLTKWEMHRTQTQYDNAFIFKVFIFQFVNFYSSPFYVAFFKGRFVGYPTNYGTLFGMRNEDCGTGGCLIELAEQLFIIMVGKQLINNIQEFIIPKVKAWRQKRSLANVLGGTASHEPQRWEEDYQLVECGGLFEEYLEMVLQFGFITIFVAAFPLAPLFALLNNWVEIRLDAHKFVCEYRRPVAERAQNIGVWFNILEALSHLSVIANAFLIAFTSDFLPRLLYQYKFDNDLHGYVNFTLAYAPPNYTEHPMCRYKAFRDNSGNYTLFYWELLAVRLGFIIAFEHVVFFVLRAIDWIVPDVPESLELKIKRERYLAKQALAENQDALLVSRGQGAAPSTPDTSSPASDASFGIMS